One genomic segment of Sanyastnella coralliicola includes these proteins:
- a CDS encoding peroxiredoxin-like family protein: MKYVFFSFFLALTLSVHSQDLNSVGIDTLYTVPEGLATGAYAPDFTLSNGKEEVTLSEKLKEGPVVLVFYRGEWCPYCNKYMSALNDSLSHISAAGAQVIAVTPEIGEYAESMMAENDLNFNVLSADGSSVLTDYDLLFRVTKRYTKKIKVMLRTDLAEVNNQEDVQLPVPAVFVISKSGKVTWRYFNYDYRQRPPVNDILKALESIN; the protein is encoded by the coding sequence ATGAAATACGTGTTCTTTAGCTTTTTCTTGGCTCTGACGCTCAGCGTTCACTCACAAGATTTGAATTCAGTTGGTATTGACACCCTATACACTGTTCCAGAGGGATTGGCTACAGGGGCTTACGCTCCAGATTTCACACTCTCGAATGGCAAGGAAGAAGTAACACTTTCTGAAAAGCTTAAAGAAGGACCAGTCGTTCTTGTATTCTATCGAGGGGAGTGGTGTCCGTACTGCAACAAGTACATGTCAGCATTGAATGATAGCCTTTCACATATTTCAGCTGCTGGTGCACAAGTGATTGCGGTCACTCCTGAAATTGGAGAATATGCTGAATCAATGATGGCTGAAAACGATTTGAACTTCAACGTGCTTTCGGCAGATGGAAGTAGTGTTCTCACCGACTACGATTTGTTGTTTAGAGTCACCAAGCGATACACCAAGAAGATCAAGGTGATGCTTCGCACAGATCTCGCAGAAGTGAATAATCAAGAAGATGTTCAACTTCCTGTACCTGCGGTATTCGTGATTTCAAAAAGCGGGAAGGTGACGTGGAGATACTTCAATTACGATTACCGCCAACGTCCACCGGTCAACGATATCTTAAAAGCGCTGGAGTCTATCAATTAA